One window of Oscillatoria salina IIICB1 genomic DNA carries:
- a CDS encoding iron uptake porin has product MIKFPAATKNLPLKFCLTLLTASLLPFPIAQAQTGVNTTPPLEINYEENLETPSPELELITPASELFPSLSEPENTDPLEQITNVNQLRDISPGDWAFEALRNLIENYGCIQGYPDGTYRGNRAISRYEFAAGLNACLQEIEILLRSETNNHTGEIDREIIATLQRLRQEFANELAILRGEVDGIQARTRELELTHFSPTTKLTANVFFNFTGAFTDDKIKAEGLDAFRAQRSARRPFVREVEDAEVTFSYLTWLNLNTSFTGRDLLVTQLAAGNGFSPVNEFVSAGLFYTFGTPYTDQTAGVETNDIIIRELFYSFPVSKNLQAVVGPRINWYRYFDENNFTSIFTGASSFNSSGSTLLNTVDRGSGVVLIWNPSEILSFRVGYLGENSEFLPDTLFNTASNPNEGLFGGTNTFTTELTYSPTDNLNLRFLYNRSNLQAIAGQIGGALGEPLTGFADDSQGGALNDATADTFSFNFDWLITDKFGIFGRYGYGSTNIYPENSNLDNGEINTQSLQLGLAFPDLGKEGALATLSYLIPFSILDGREFLVSGGGNGGVQYEFEFTYYYPLTDRIALVPAFYFIGNANNFSDNPNIYIGNLRAQFSF; this is encoded by the coding sequence ATGATTAAATTTCCTGCGGCAACAAAAAATCTGCCGCTCAAATTCTGCTTAACTTTATTAACTGCTAGCTTACTTCCTTTCCCGATAGCACAAGCCCAAACAGGAGTAAATACTACACCACCTTTAGAAATAAATTATGAAGAAAATCTAGAAACTCCCAGCCCCGAACTAGAATTAATAACTCCAGCCTCAGAACTTTTCCCCAGTTTATCAGAACCAGAAAATACCGATCCACTCGAACAAATTACGAATGTTAATCAATTGCGAGATATTTCTCCCGGAGATTGGGCTTTTGAAGCCTTGCGTAATTTAATCGAGAATTACGGTTGTATTCAAGGATATCCTGACGGAACTTATCGCGGCAATCGGGCAATTAGTCGCTATGAATTTGCCGCAGGTTTGAATGCTTGTTTGCAAGAAATTGAAATACTTTTGCGTAGCGAAACTAATAATCATACTGGAGAAATCGACCGCGAAATCATTGCCACCTTGCAACGACTGCGTCAAGAATTTGCTAATGAACTAGCAATTTTACGCGGGGAAGTTGACGGAATCCAAGCCCGAACGAGAGAATTAGAATTAACTCATTTTTCTCCCACAACTAAACTCACAGCAAATGTCTTTTTCAATTTTACGGGAGCCTTTACCGACGATAAAATCAAAGCCGAAGGATTAGATGCTTTTCGGGCGCAACGTAGTGCCAGAAGACCATTTGTGCGGGAAGTTGAAGATGCAGAAGTTACTTTTAGTTATCTAACTTGGTTAAACTTAAACACTTCCTTTACTGGCAGAGATTTATTAGTAACACAGCTAGCAGCAGGGAATGGTTTTTCGCCCGTTAATGAATTTGTTTCCGCAGGCTTATTTTATACTTTTGGTACTCCTTATACTGACCAAACGGCGGGCGTTGAAACTAACGATATAATTATTCGGGAATTGTTTTATAGTTTTCCCGTTAGCAAAAATTTACAAGCAGTTGTCGGACCAAGAATTAATTGGTATCGTTACTTTGATGAGAACAACTTTACATCTATCTTCACTGGTGCAAGTAGTTTCAATTCTAGCGGTAGTACATTGTTAAATACCGTCGATCGCGGCTCGGGAGTTGTGTTAATCTGGAATCCTAGCGAGATCCTCAGCTTTCGGGTAGGCTATTTAGGAGAAAATAGCGAATTTCTGCCTGATACTTTATTTAACACCGCTTCCAACCCTAATGAAGGCTTATTCGGCGGGACAAACACCTTCACCACAGAATTGACCTATTCTCCCACAGATAATCTTAACCTCAGATTTTTGTATAATCGCTCCAATCTCCAGGCGATCGCCGGACAAATTGGCGGTGCATTAGGAGAACCCCTTACAGGCTTTGCTGATGATAGTCAAGGCGGTGCACTTAACGACGCGACAGCCGACACTTTTAGCTTTAATTTTGACTGGTTAATTACCGACAAATTTGGCATTTTCGGACGCTATGGTTACGGCAGCACTAACATTTATCCCGAAAATTCTAACCTCGATAATGGCGAAATAAATACTCAAAGTTTGCAACTGGGTCTGGCTTTTCCCGACTTAGGAAAAGAAGGAGCCTTAGCCACTTTATCTTACCTCATCCCTTTCTCGATTCTCGACGGACGTGAATTTCTAGTTTCTGGTGGCGGTAACGGCGGCGTACAATATGAATTTGAATTTACTTACTACTACCCCCTAACCGATAGAATCGCTTTAGTTCCTGCCTTTTACTTCATCGGCAACGCCAACAACTTCAGCGATAATCCAAATATTTATATCGGTAACTTACGCGCCCAATTTAGCTTTTAA
- a CDS encoding BlaI/MecI/CopY family transcriptional regulator, whose product MSRLPKYRPKKLSLGPLETEILEIVWQLGCVTVKDVHEVLLADPDRELAYASVTTVLRRLTKKGWLSCDKRERAFCWQALISCEEARVIKAYEQLQSFLAVSNPDVVASFADSLDAASLEQIDAIAKRLDTVRRQREEEKE is encoded by the coding sequence ATGAGTCGTTTACCTAAGTATCGCCCGAAAAAATTGTCTCTGGGTCCTTTGGAAACGGAAATTTTAGAGATTGTTTGGCAACTGGGTTGCGTGACTGTCAAAGATGTTCATGAAGTTTTGCTTGCCGATCCCGATCGCGAGTTAGCTTATGCTTCTGTTACTACTGTGTTACGTCGCTTGACGAAAAAAGGCTGGCTGAGTTGCGATAAGCGAGAACGTGCTTTTTGCTGGCAGGCGTTGATTTCTTGCGAAGAAGCGCGGGTTATCAAGGCTTACGAACAATTGCAGAGTTTTTTGGCAGTAAGTAATCCAGATGTGGTTGCTAGTTTTGCCGATAGTCTCGATGCTGCTAGTTTAGAGCAAATTGACGCGATCGCCAAACGTCTCGATACTGTCCGCCGTCAGCGAGAGGAGGAGAAGGAATAA
- a CDS encoding M56 family metallopeptidase, with the protein MHLVIMLITTAIACCLRLFWHQSGDSWTTRWQRSLFFFLLPPLLLLMTAAAVLFMGPEGKMLGLHASWVSYLVAIAFLAWAVFCLIKRLYQMWHSCQGLRSYSQLEVAGKIAHILDTNFPYSAQIGFWHSDLVVSKGLLQTLDKAHLQAVLAHEQAHDYYRDTFWFFWLGWLRFCTSWLPNTEALWQELLLLREMRADRQAAERVDPLLLAESLLEVAKAPLQFSDSFSVAFSCATPPNRLAERIDALLTNSESPSSANFWSWSWMLFALIPLFTVPFHQ; encoded by the coding sequence ATGCACTTGGTAATTATGTTGATAACCACCGCGATCGCTTGCTGTCTAAGATTATTTTGGCATCAATCTGGGGACAGTTGGACCACGCGCTGGCAGCGATCGCTCTTTTTCTTCCTTTTACCACCTCTGCTGTTGCTAATGACTGCGGCGGCGGTATTATTTATGGGTCCGGAAGGAAAAATGCTGGGATTACACGCGAGTTGGGTTTCTTATCTCGTGGCGATCGCTTTTCTGGCTTGGGCTGTTTTCTGCTTAATAAAACGCCTATACCAAATGTGGCATTCTTGTCAAGGACTTCGCTCTTATTCCCAATTAGAAGTAGCTGGCAAAATTGCCCACATTTTAGACACCAATTTTCCTTATAGCGCTCAAATTGGCTTTTGGCATTCTGATTTAGTAGTTAGTAAAGGATTATTACAAACTCTTGACAAAGCGCATTTACAAGCAGTTTTGGCACACGAACAAGCACACGATTATTATCGCGATACTTTCTGGTTTTTCTGGTTAGGTTGGTTGCGATTTTGCACCAGTTGGTTGCCGAATACTGAAGCCTTGTGGCAAGAATTATTATTACTACGAGAAATGCGCGCAGATCGTCAAGCAGCCGAACGAGTAGATCCGCTTTTGTTAGCAGAATCATTGTTAGAAGTAGCCAAGGCGCCATTACAATTTAGCGACAGTTTTTCCGTTGCTTTTAGTTGCGCTACCCCACCAAATCGTTTAGCAGAAAGAATCGATGCTTTACTCACTAATTCTGAATCTCCCTCGTCAGCAAATTTTTGGAGTTGGAGTTGGATGTTATTCGCTTTAATTCCTTTGTTTACTGTGCCATTCCATCAGTAA
- the egtD gene encoding L-histidine N(alpha)-methyltransferase, with amino-acid sequence MSTFSQAPTKRRLQIEHLLSPQSARTDDGDDVVRGLTQTPKTLPPRYFYDDRGSQLFEQICDLPEYYPTRTEAAILEQYASEVARMTGACELVELGSGSSRKTRLLLDAYQDLGYSLRYVPIDVSAGILQESAEKLLEDYPSLQVRGLVSTYEQALAQLQPTTLPARMIFFLGSTIGNLNPQECDRFLTQITTALEPGDYFLLGIDLQKPLEILEAAYNDSQGITAAFNLNMLNHLNWRFQGNFEPNLFKHWAFFNQENSQIEMHLQCQQDCTVSLKALDLTVNFSEGETIHTEISRKFNLEKMRQYLAKQGLQPLHTWTDKNDWFALLLCQLQ; translated from the coding sequence ATGTCAACTTTTTCTCAAGCACCAACAAAACGACGTTTGCAAATCGAACATTTACTCAGCCCTCAGTCTGCGAGAACAGATGATGGTGATGATGTGGTTAGGGGACTAACTCAAACACCGAAAACTTTACCTCCGCGTTATTTTTATGACGACCGAGGTTCGCAATTATTCGAGCAAATTTGCGATTTACCAGAATATTACCCCACGCGCACAGAAGCAGCTATTTTAGAACAGTATGCCTCAGAAGTAGCGCGAATGACTGGCGCTTGTGAATTAGTTGAATTGGGTAGCGGGAGTTCGCGCAAAACTCGTTTATTGCTGGATGCTTATCAAGATTTGGGTTATTCTTTACGCTATGTTCCCATTGATGTCAGCGCGGGAATTTTGCAGGAAAGTGCAGAGAAATTATTAGAGGATTATCCTTCTTTACAGGTGCGCGGTTTAGTCAGTACCTACGAACAAGCATTAGCGCAATTGCAACCAACTACTTTACCAGCAAGAATGATTTTCTTTCTTGGAAGTACGATTGGTAATCTTAACCCACAAGAGTGCGATCGCTTTCTTACCCAAATTACCACAGCCCTCGAACCCGGTGATTATTTTTTACTCGGAATTGACTTACAAAAACCGCTTGAAATACTTGAAGCTGCTTACAATGATTCTCAGGGTATTACAGCAGCTTTTAATTTGAATATGCTCAATCACCTTAATTGGCGTTTTCAGGGTAATTTTGAGCCAAACTTGTTTAAACATTGGGCTTTTTTCAATCAGGAAAATTCACAAATTGAAATGCACTTACAGTGTCAGCAAGATTGTACTGTAAGTTTAAAAGCTCTCGATTTAACTGTTAACTTTAGTGAGGGTGAAACTATCCATACAGAAATTTCTCGGAAGTTCAATCTCGAAAAAATGCGCCAATATTTAGCAAAACAAGGTTTACAACCTCTACATACTTGGACTGACAAAAATGATTGGTTTGCTTTGTTACTTTGTCAGTTGCAGTAA
- a CDS encoding DUF6883 domain-containing protein, which translates to MKLGDIVKYVAVDPRKLTEYALNPDHPQGANKALMFQRNLGFTKDVNNFIY; encoded by the coding sequence ATGAAGTTAGGAGATATTGTTAAATATGTTGCTGTCGATCCTCGCAAACTAACCGAATACGCTCTTAATCCAGATCATCCTCAAGGTGCAAATAAAGCATTAATGTTTCAGCGTAACTTGGGTTTTACTAAAGATGTTAATAACTTTATATATTAA
- a CDS encoding DUF4926 domain-containing protein, whose product MNEPELLDVVELLINLPKNQLTSGQQGTIVVCYDDCKYDVEFANTDDNSPTICTLSSEQFIVVWKAKTKTWLSLPEQVAGLVSNLSEEKKREVLDFARFLLQR is encoded by the coding sequence ATGAATGAACCAGAATTGCTTGATGTAGTCGAATTATTAATAAACTTACCAAAAAACCAACTTACATCGGGTCAACAAGGAACGATTGTAGTGTGTTATGACGATTGCAAATATGACGTAGAATTTGCTAATACAGATGATAACAGTCCAACAATTTGTACGCTATCATCTGAACAGTTTATCGTAGTCTGGAAAGCAAAGACTAAAACTTGGTTATCATTACCAGAACAAGTAGCAGGTTTGGTTTCTAATTTATCTGAGGAAAAAAAGCGGGAAGTTTTAGATTTTGCTCGTTTTTTGCTTCAGAGGTAG
- a CDS encoding Uma2 family endonuclease: MLLELRQLKLKPGQQLLLEDINWQQFESILAELGERRSHRVSYSNGLLEIMVPLPEHEKAKEIISDLVKILLNYQEINYESLGSTTFKKPFMKQAVEPDACFYIQNQAAVIGKNRLDMTSVPPPDLVIEIDLTSRTQFSNYQILGVPELWRYNRQGLEINLLERGTYIKSNFSPNFPNLPIIDLVNKYVSESQDIGSSQAVREFKNWVKENILINNN, from the coding sequence ATGCTATTAGAATTAAGACAATTAAAGCTTAAACCTGGTCAGCAATTGCTGCTTGAAGATATTAACTGGCAACAATTTGAAAGTATTTTAGCAGAATTAGGAGAACGGCGATCGCATCGAGTTTCCTATAGTAACGGATTGTTGGAAATTATGGTTCCTTTACCCGAACATGAAAAAGCTAAGGAAATTATTAGCGACTTGGTTAAAATTTTGCTGAATTACCAAGAAATCAATTACGAATCTCTAGGTTCAACTACTTTCAAAAAACCATTTATGAAGCAAGCCGTTGAACCAGATGCTTGTTTTTATATTCAAAATCAAGCGGCGGTAATTGGCAAAAATAGACTAGATATGACTAGCGTTCCACCTCCAGATTTAGTGATAGAAATTGATTTGACATCTCGCACCCAGTTTAGTAATTATCAAATCTTAGGAGTTCCGGAATTGTGGCGATATAATCGACAAGGATTGGAAATTAATCTTCTAGAAAGAGGTACATACATTAAGTCTAATTTTAGTCCGAATTTTCCCAATCTACCAATAATTGATTTGGTGAATAAATATGTTTCAGAAAGTCAAGATATTGGAAGTAGTCAAGCCGTTCGAGAGTTTAAAAATTGGGTTAAGGAAAATATTTTAATTAATAATAACTAA
- a CDS encoding CHASE2 domain-containing protein, translating to MLARKKFVKILLKKMWKKLKQQLGRQLSIIIIAPSVAGLAIAGNLAGVFRLLEWKMYDRLMLMRPEESVEERIAIVTVSEEDIQHLAQWPMSDRQMAQLIRNIQTQEPTAIGIDLYRDLPVEPGHQELVELFQSTPNLIGIEKVAGVPVPPPPILKELGQVAAADLILDADGKLRRSLIVLGNNQGEFREGLGTKLALIYLQKEGIELEVIDEKKKIYRLGKAVFNPLTGMQGNYFKSETGGYQILLNYRGDLDKFLTISLTDVLENRIPEDFFRDRLVLIGAIAPSLNDFFSTPYSSEKSGRIELTPGVVIHGNIASQILSAALESRLIIQGWERPWGWLWILFWSGYSASLGSISLRHHWAIVAIFLGAGAIVITAYLAFQVGWWIPTVTPLLALTGSAIASIGYIMWDNLKEYALTLEEKVKQRTSQLAQANQEIIALNQKLQAENLRLNAELDIAKQLQQMVLPKPAELEIIEGLEIAGYMEPADEVGGDYYDVLPNDSGIKISIGDVTGHGLESGVLMIMAQTAIRTLHESKQTDPVQFLDILNRTLFHNIERMNSEKNMTLALLDYSNGTLSLSGQHEEIIIVRTDGSLEEIDTIDLGFPLGLDENIADFVAEKKISLHSGDVVVLYTDGITEAENTEGVHYGLARLCELVRENRQLPPEEIRQKVVKDVRQHIGSQKVFDDLTLVIIKQK from the coding sequence ATGCTCGCAAGGAAAAAATTCGTCAAAATTTTGCTCAAAAAAATGTGGAAGAAGCTGAAACAGCAACTTGGACGACAACTAAGCATAATAATTATTGCTCCAAGTGTAGCCGGATTAGCGATCGCGGGAAATCTAGCAGGTGTTTTTCGCTTACTTGAGTGGAAAATGTACGATCGCTTAATGCTCATGCGTCCCGAAGAATCTGTCGAAGAGCGGATTGCGATCGTGACAGTTAGCGAAGAAGATATTCAGCATCTCGCCCAGTGGCCCATGAGCGATCGGCAAATGGCTCAATTAATTCGCAACATTCAAACTCAAGAACCAACCGCGATCGGGATCGATCTTTATCGGGATTTGCCTGTCGAACCAGGACATCAAGAATTAGTCGAACTATTTCAATCTACACCTAATTTAATCGGGATTGAAAAAGTCGCTGGAGTGCCAGTTCCACCACCGCCAATTTTAAAGGAATTAGGGCAAGTAGCGGCAGCAGATTTAATTTTAGACGCTGACGGTAAGCTCCGCCGCAGTTTAATTGTTTTAGGTAACAATCAGGGCGAATTTCGCGAAGGATTAGGAACTAAACTGGCTTTAATTTATTTGCAAAAAGAAGGGATTGAGTTAGAAGTTATCGACGAAAAGAAAAAAATTTATCGCTTAGGTAAGGCAGTATTTAATCCTTTAACTGGAATGCAGGGAAATTACTTCAAATCCGAGACAGGAGGATACCAAATTCTCTTAAATTATCGGGGAGATTTAGATAAGTTTTTGACTATTTCCTTAACCGACGTCTTAGAAAATCGCATCCCCGAAGATTTTTTCCGCGATCGCCTAGTCTTAATTGGTGCAATTGCACCCAGCCTCAACGACTTTTTCTCCACACCATATAGTAGCGAAAAATCTGGGAGAATTGAACTAACTCCAGGAGTAGTTATTCATGGAAATATAGCCAGCCAAATTTTAAGTGCAGCTTTAGAATCTCGCTTGATTATCCAAGGTTGGGAGCGACCTTGGGGGTGGCTGTGGATCTTATTTTGGTCTGGATATAGCGCTAGTTTAGGTTCAATTTCTTTGCGCCATCATTGGGCAATAGTAGCAATTTTTTTGGGCGCTGGAGCAATTGTAATTACCGCTTATTTAGCTTTTCAAGTCGGTTGGTGGATACCTACCGTAACACCACTTTTGGCACTTACAGGGTCAGCTATTGCCAGTATCGGCTACATTATGTGGGATAATCTCAAAGAATATGCCCTAACCTTAGAAGAAAAAGTCAAACAACGTACCTCCCAACTTGCTCAAGCTAATCAAGAAATTATCGCCCTTAACCAAAAATTACAAGCAGAAAATTTGCGTTTGAATGCTGAGTTAGATATTGCCAAGCAACTGCAACAAATGGTGTTACCTAAACCAGCAGAATTAGAGATAATTGAAGGATTAGAAATTGCCGGATATATGGAACCTGCCGATGAAGTAGGAGGCGATTACTATGACGTATTACCTAACGATAGCGGGATCAAAATTAGCATTGGTGATGTAACAGGACATGGTTTAGAAAGTGGCGTGCTAATGATTATGGCACAAACGGCAATTAGGACTTTACATGAAAGCAAACAAACCGATCCAGTGCAATTTTTAGACATTCTTAATCGCACCCTTTTTCACAATATCGAGCGCATGAATTCAGAAAAAAATATGACTTTGGCTTTATTAGATTATAGCAATGGTACCCTCAGTTTGAGCGGTCAACATGAAGAGATAATTATTGTCCGCACTGATGGTAGTTTAGAGGAAATTGATACAATCGATTTGGGATTTCCTTTAGGTTTGGATGAGAATATTGCTGATTTTGTCGCCGAAAAAAAAATTAGTTTGCATTCGGGTGATGTAGTTGTCCTTTATACTGATGGAATTACTGAAGCAGAAAATACTGAAGGGGTGCATTACGGATTAGCAAGATTGTGTGAATTAGTGAGAGAAAATCGCCAACTTCCTCCAGAAGAAATTCGCCAAAAAGTTGTTAAAGATGTTCGGCAACATATTGGTTCCCAGAAAGTTTTTGACGATCTTACTTTGGTAATTATCAAACAAAAATAG
- a CDS encoding DUF928 domain-containing protein produces MSGILVIAASFSQSGQASPKITANESSDNNLAIALQFQPPAESAPATSIGGGTRAQVKFTAPGESAPATSTGGGTRGQVTFAPPGENAPGTSTGGGTRGEIIFAPPGESAPQTNAGGATRNERLPALTALLPSTNYGQTIAARPTFFVYLPPTTSREIFFSLQDERRNHHYQTIIKVSGEGGIVSVTLPEDAPELEIGKNYAWFFAPIQPGETIQPSNYGVSGWIERVEVPTNLANSSANPLEKATSYAELGIWYDTLAVLAAAQKAQPENSLFASEWRDLLQQVGLEEISTQPLGEQW; encoded by the coding sequence ATGAGTGGAATTTTAGTTATAGCCGCTAGCTTCTCCCAATCAGGACAAGCAAGTCCCAAAATAACAGCAAATGAAAGCTCAGACAATAATTTGGCGATCGCTTTGCAATTTCAGCCCCCAGCAGAAAGCGCCCCAGCTACCAGCATTGGCGGTGGTACTCGCGCTCAAGTGAAATTTACAGCGCCCGGAGAAAGCGCCCCAGCTACCAGTACAGGAGGCGGTACTCGCGGTCAGGTAACCTTTGCACCTCCAGGAGAAAACGCTCCAGGAACTAGCACGGGAGGCGGTACTCGTGGCGAAATTATTTTTGCACCTCCAGGGGAAAGCGCCCCCCAAACCAACGCAGGAGGCGCTACTCGGAATGAAAGATTACCCGCCTTAACTGCTTTGTTACCAAGTACGAATTACGGACAAACGATCGCTGCTCGTCCCACATTTTTTGTTTACCTACCACCAACAACTTCAAGAGAAATATTTTTTAGCCTTCAAGACGAACGCCGAAATCATCACTATCAAACCATCATCAAGGTTTCTGGTGAAGGTGGAATTGTCAGCGTAACTTTACCCGAAGACGCACCAGAATTAGAAATTGGCAAAAACTACGCTTGGTTTTTTGCCCCAATTCAACCCGGAGAAACAATTCAACCGAGTAACTATGGCGTTAGTGGTTGGATCGAACGAGTAGAAGTACCGACAAATTTGGCAAATTCCTCGGCAAATCCCCTCGAAAAAGCTACATCCTATGCTGAGTTAGGGATTTGGTACGATACCCTCGCCGTCTTAGCTGCGGCACAAAAAGCCCAGCCAGAAAACTCACTATTCGCGAGTGAGTGGCGAGATTTGTTACAACAAGTAGGTTTAGAGGAAATATCTACTCAACCTTTGGGCGAACAGTGGTAA